The following coding sequences lie in one Arachis hypogaea cultivar Tifrunner chromosome 9, arahy.Tifrunner.gnm2.J5K5, whole genome shotgun sequence genomic window:
- the LOC140175278 gene encoding zinc finger BED domain-containing protein RICESLEEPER 2-like: MSSSEPTSNEVPSERTPLIGGEIVESAVRSSTDSGVLTKPPPHPRSKKRKVHSTNVGANPGATPTNPSPSTVETDEEDSKDEANEGNRKPSRPRSWTWEHFTRDPKSKPSHPRAKCNWCGASYACDSHRNGTTNMRYHLLNQCKKFPRESGDPSQTILTFQQKKEGEGVFTAVTFDAEMCRKALARMIIVDELPFKFVEGEGFRFYMSIVQPRFPLPGRITVAKDCWNLYISEKNKLKTVFKQPNQSVCLTTDCWTSVQNLNYMCLTAHYIDHDWKLQKRIINFCLIKNHKGETIGRKIERCLLGWGISRVFTITVDNASSNDTAISYLRTIMENWNLHPLKGEHLHVRCCAHILNLVVNDGLKEMHESISKIRNAIRYVRASPSRMNRFKNFIKEARIQDKCTVQLDVPTRWNSTYTMLESGLKFQKAFKRLGERDTEYALMQGGIPRNIDWDNAKHFMEFLKIFHDVTKSVSGSLLVTSSQYFHEFCKILRVFKASCGSRDPLRGSMAERMKLKYDKYWGNIKNIDMMIFVAVILDPRYKLKFVNFSFEKLYDKDDADFLGAKVKETFSKMFECYMNANNGGRSFTSTTMDGASDVGVPDGDMAGDFFKEVHFHEIINKNEVDLYLMDGLEKPGDQNTFDILNWWKVNSSKYPILSQIARDVLAMPVSTVASESAFSTGGRVLNNYRSSLTPKTVEALICTQNWLRASPMTTDFEELIEEFEKLELEIAPTGEDEDESGVDSD, from the exons ATGTCTTCTTCGGAG ccAACAAGCAATGAGGTGCCCAGTGAGCGGACGCCTCTCATTGGGGGTGAAATTGTTGAGTCCGCGGTACGTTCTTCAACAGACAGCGGCGTGCTTACCAAACCCCCGCCCCATCCTAGATCAAAGAAGAGGAAGGTTCATTCAACTAATGTGGGTGCAAATCCGGGAGCAACTCCAACAAATCCATCTCCAAGCACTGTGGAAACTGATGAAGAGGATAGCAAGGATGAAGCTAATGAAGGTAACAGAAAACCTTCTAGACCTAGATCTTGGACTTGGGAACACTTTACAAGGGATCCTAAGTCCAAGCCATCACATCCTAGGGCTAAATGTAATTGGTGTGGTGCATCATATGCATGTGATTCTCATAGAAATGGTACAACTAATATGCGTTATCATTTGTTGAACCAATGTAAAAAATTTCCTAGGGAGTCGGGTGACCCTAGTCAAACAATTCTTACCTTCCAACAAAAAAAAGAGGGTGAAGGGGTATTTACTGCAGTTACTTTTGATGCTGAAATGTGTAGAAAAGCCCTTGCTAGGATGATAATTGTTGATGAGCTACCATTCAAGTTTGTTGAGGGGGAGGGATTTAGATTCTATATGAGTATTGTGCAACCTAGATTTCCACTTCCGGGAAGGATTACTGTTGCTAAGGACTGTTGGAATCTCTATATTAGTGAGAAGAATAAGTTGAAAACTGTGTTCAAGCAACCGAATCAATCTGTTTGTTTAACTACTGATTGTTGGACTTCTGTGCAAAATCTGAATTATATGTGTCTCACTGCTCATTACATTGATCATGATTGGAAATTGCAAAAGAggattattaatttttgtcttATTAAAAACCACAAGGGAGAAACAATTGGTAGAAAGATTGAGAGATGTCTTTTGGGGTGGGGGATATCTAGAGTGTTCACAATTACTGTTGATAACGCTAGTTCTAATGATACTGCAATATCTTACCTAAGAACTATAATGGAGAATTGGAATTTACATCCTTTGAAAGGAGAGCATTTGCATGTTAGGTGTTGTGCACATATTCTTAATCTTGTTGTTAATGATGGATTGAAAGAGATGCATGAATCTATTAGCAAGATAAGAAATGCTATTAGATATGTGCGTGCTTCCCCTAGTCGTAtgaataggttcaaaaatttcaTTAAGGAAGCTAGGATACAAGACAAGTGTACTGTCCAACTCGATGTTCCCACTAGATGGAACTCTACATACACCATGCTTGAAAGTGGTTTGAAATTTCAAAAGGCGTTCAAGAGGCTAGGGGAGAGAGATACAGAATATGCTCTAATGCAAGGTGGTATTCCGAGGAATATTGATTGGGACAATGCAAAACACTTTAtggaattcttgaaaatttttcatgaTGTTACAAAGAGTGTGTCTGGTAGTTTGCTTGTgacttcttctcaatattttcatgagttttgtAAGATTTTGCGTGTGTTCAAAGCTTCTTGTGGTAGTCGAGATCCATTACGTGGGAGTATGGCTGAGAGGATGAAGCTTAAGTATGACAAGTACTGGGGTAACATTAAAAATATCGACATGATGATTTTTGTTGCTGTGATTCTTGATCCTAGATACAAGTTGAAGTTTGTCAACTTTAGCTTTGAAAAGCTATATGATAAGGATGATGCTGATTTTTTGGGTGCAAAAGTGAAAGAAACCTTCTCCAAGATGTTTGAATGCTATATGAATGCAAATAATGGGGGAAGATCTTTTACTTCAACAACAATGGATGGTGCATCAGATGTGGGAGTACCTGATGGCGACATGGCTGGTGATTTTTTTAAGGaggtgcattttcatgagatcatCAACAAGAATGAGGTGGATTTGTATTTGATGGATGGTTTAGAGAAGCCTGGTGATCAAAATACTTTTGACATATTGAATTGGTGGAAGGTAAATTCTAGCAAGTATCCTATCTTATCCCAAATAGCTAGAGATGTCTTAGCAATGCCGGTCTCAACTGTTGCTTCAGAATCAGCTTTTAGCACTGGTGGAAGAGTGCTTAACAACTATAGGAGTTCTTTAACTCCAAAGACAGTTGAGGCACTGATATGCACACAAAATTGGCTTCGTGCTTCTCCAATGACAACTgattttgaggagcttattgaagagtttgagaaacttgaattag aaattgcACCAACCGGAGAAGATGAGGATGAGTCTGGTGTGGATTCAGATTAA